The Tachysurus vachellii isolate PV-2020 chromosome 10, HZAU_Pvac_v1, whole genome shotgun sequence genomic sequence AATGAATCATAACAGGGCAGCTTCCTCAACAGGATGCAACACACAATATATGAAGAAAACTGTTAAAGCTGGAGTTATTTTCCTGAGTGTGACAAATGAGAACAAAGAAGCAACACAGTGACCAAAATATATTGATTTTAGGTACAGTAGGAGACTTTGTCTTAACAGAATTAGAATTAGCTAAAACAGAagcagaattattttattttaaacttacaCTACAGCgatgtttgtttcattttggaGCAACACGAAGCTGCAAAAACATTCCCTTATAATATGCCATAGATTAAGACTTgtgatatgtaaaaaaaaatatataaaaaaaatatataaaaaaatatatatatataaaaaattctcTGATGATTAAATATAGTAGCTAATATAAATAATCCCTCTTGCAAGGACCCAAGACCCTTTCTCCCATATGCCACTGggtaaatatatttatcatatattaatCATATATTAAACTCACCTGTAATTTTGGAAGCGTTTGTACCATTGTTGATACATGTAGAGTTACCAGATCCCTGTTTGCTGAGGTTTAGGTCCATCCTAGTGATAGGTCTTTGGTTTCCGTTTTTATCTGTGGCCTCCATTGGGTTTTTGGGCTGGTCCCCAGCTTTAAACCATGACCCAGCTGTTTCATGGAACCACATGTCTTGATCTGTGTCCTTACCCGCATCCTCCTCAGGCAGCAATACAATGCGGTGGTTCAGCTGGGGACTGGACAGCTTGGATGACAGTGGTGACAAGATAGGGGACATACTCTGAAGGCTGTTGGATGGAGGGTAGGAACAATTAAAAACCCCAGAAAGGGAAGGAGATATAGGGCTTTTGGTCCTAGGCCTGAGGTTGGAAGTTTGATTTTGAGAATCGATGAGTGGAAATGTCATTGCTTCTGAAGGTCTGTCTCTAACATTTAATTCCACATTGTTCTGGACATTTAGCATTTCTTGTCTCAAAACTTGGCAAGTATTTTGTCCCACTGCAGAGCTAGCATTATCAGTATGAGGCCCTACTTCAATGACGTCAGCTGAATTCTCTTTGCCCCCATGGTTGAAATTAGATAATTCCTTACTTTTGGCCACCACTTCAACAACTATGTCTCTCCTGTTCATGTTATCATACAGACTAACTCCAGTCTTACCTCCAGAATTATTCTGCAAATTGTATTTTCCAGCAGAACTCATTTTTCCACTTAAAGCAATGTTATTTCCATTGGTCATTTGCTCCTGATGGTTATGGTACTGTTTCGCTTCTGTGAGACAACGGGAAAATGCTCCATAACTCAGACAGAACTGGTCCTCAAACTCAGTGAATTCAGTGCAGAGGTCTATCTCTGGCTCAAACAGACGTGAGTCCTCCATGAAGTCCCAGGCTCCCTGAGATGTCTGATAGGGTTCTTCCATTGTGAGAAGTGGCTCACTGCTGACACTGGCATAGGAGTCGGAGCCAGTGGTATGTGGTACATGCACAGAAGCAGGGGTTCCAAGCAACTTTTGGTTTTCATTTGCCTCAAGAAAGTCTGCATCCAGGAATTTATTCAACATTTCTGAAGCTGTGATTGgctgtactttctttttcaatttAGTCTGCAAGAACTCCTCAGCAGTGTCCATTTTCTTGCTACCTAGTTTCTTGATATTTCTAACCCCAGAAGCAGGTCTTTTACGTTCTGGGGACAAAGACATGGTATGCTGAAGGTTGCTGCTGCTAACACTTTGATCAGGATGTATTTCATGCCCTTCGAATTGAGCCTGTAGCTTGCCGTCCTTGTTGCCCATTCTGAATCGTGATGCACAGTCACCACATAGAGACAGGAGATCCACAATCAGCTGCCAATGTTCTTCAGACAGCCAGTGAATTTCAGCTAAAAATTGTGTTGCTTCACAGGACTGCAAGACTTTCTTTGCTGGCTTGTTTGACTGAGTCTTTTGTTTCTGCATTGCATGATCTTCAGCCTTCTGGTCGTGCTGATTGGTGAACAGTGACTGGCAGTGATGAGAGGTGTGGCCACTGCGTGTAAAGCCTCGCACTCCCCTATTGGGGAAGTATGGGCTGATGTAAATAACCTCCTCAATTCGTTTGTGCAGAcagagcactgtgtgtgtgccctccaTTATGGGAGCCATTTAATTTATCACACACTTACTTGAAATATATGGCCGTTCCAAGACTCTTGGCTTTGGTAATGGATTGCTTGGGAAGAAGAATCCCCATGGACATTCAAAATCTGTTAAGGAGAGAACACCTTTactgaatatattaaataattttagcaCATGGAAGTGAATAATTCATCTTACACAGGTCTTaagtgaatataaataatactgCTTAATACAATATTAAACCTGTAgacaaataattataaatgagCATTTCAGTAACAATATTTTAACTGGTaaaatagtttatatatttgaatGAAATAGATTACAGGTTCCCTAATCTAACACACCCACTTCAACAAAGCATTAATTAAATGGTTAGATTCATCAGATGTTATACAGCAGGGCAAACGGTAAAATGTGCAGGGTACTTATTCAATACCAAGCCTGGGATCCTGTAAAGCAGACAAACAGGATTTAGTAATGATGTTTGTGCTATTGATCCATAATTTGGATCAATGTTGATACTACACTCACAATGCCTCATAATTTTGTTGCcccacaacaaaaacaagaaaattatAGATTATTAAACATCTGTTAATgactaataacaacaaaaacagcaatTACTGTACATAATATAAACAGTAGTTATTGTATATCATTGACTCTTAATGATCAgaagacacatttttttttatctttctaaaaccaaacaaaaaaaaacaaaatatacttATATCGGTCTACTCTTTAAGGGTTCCACCACAGGGACAGCCAGAGAACCCTTAAGGGCTGCTGCTTAGTGTCTATATTCAGTGTGAATTTAGGCAGCTTTCATAGTGCATCATGAATGACTAGAGGAAATGTTCAGCACATGATATTGTGCAATAAATCTCATGATCACATTTTACTCTGTAAACTGTTATGCCGTGTGTCAGAAAGTAAATACTGTGGCACTTACTTGTAAAGGAAAATttgtcttaataataataataataataataataataataataataataataataataataaaaataaaatagaataaaataaataagaataataaagaacaataaaaaataaataataaaaataaagaataataataaaagaaaaataaataataataataataatgatcataataataatgataataaagaataataaaaataaataataaaaataaaatagactaaataataataataataataataataataataataataataataataataaaatagaataaaataaataagaataataaagaacaataaaaaataaataataaaaataaagaataataataataataaaagaaaaataaataataatgataataatgataataataataatattcataataataataataaagaataataaaaataaataataaaaataaaatagactaaataataataataataataataataataataataataataataataataataataataataatagccatGTTAAACAGTTGTTATGCTTTCTTCAGCTAACCGACTGTAGTTACTTTACAAAATCCAGTTCATAGCTGTGGGGAAAATGCGGCATTAAGTTGTGCGCTGAGTCTCAAACAAACAGCGCTTCAGCAGCGCTCACGTTTTGCGCTACATGTGAAACGTTACGTAACATCAGCACCAATACGCGCTAATCGCGTGTGGAAAGTGCGTGAAAGTTTGGCGCGCGCTTACCGCTTTCTCCGGCATGATGCTTATTTCTCCCTCGTCTTTTCCCCTCGCGCTAAACCCGTGCCTGCGTTCACCGGTGCCTTACAGAGGACGAGTTCTCGCCTCCTGACAGACTCATGCGTGGTCCAATCAGAGTGCGTATAGACAGCTGCACGAGCGCCACCTCGAGCTGTGCCATAGCTCATGCGGATGCGGATTTTCAGGTGCAGAAGAGAGCTAGAGGAGAAGGAGGTGGTCAGCTTGcatgtagaacagcatcaaaaCATTAAAGGGAAACAGCAACGAACGCCTGCTAAGCTGGGTTTGGGTTTTTATCTTCACAAATCAAGCAGAGGaaggttgaaatgacaaaaccTGTGACTTGCACCATGTGTTTCTTGCCTACATTGTACAGGACAATAgaatttttgtgtgtatgtaaataattaaatgtcacATGCATGCATTCATATGTGCCACTCCAGCAGGTGGTGTGCAGGTGGTTAACTTATTTTACATAAGTCTTAGTCGTCACTGCCTGCAGAACAATAGGTATTGTTAATGTATTGTGCATAACGACAAAATTTG encodes the following:
- the LOC132851925 gene encoding uncharacterized protein LOC132851925, which codes for MAPIMEGTHTVLCLHKRIEEVIYISPYFPNRGVRGFTRSGHTSHHCQSLFTNQHDQKAEDHAMQKQKTQSNKPAKKVLQSCEATQFLAEIHWLSEEHWQLIVDLLSLCGDCASRFRMGNKDGKLQAQFEGHEIHPDQSVSSSNLQHTMSLSPERKRPASGVRNIKKLGSKKMDTAEEFLQTKLKKKVQPITASEMLNKFLDADFLEANENQKLLGTPASVHVPHTTGSDSYASVSSEPLLTMEEPYQTSQGAWDFMEDSRLFEPEIDLCTEFTEFEDQFCLSYGAFSRCLTEAKQYHNHQEQMTNGNNIALSGKMSSAGKYNLQNNSGGKTGVSLYDNMNRRDIVVEVVAKSKELSNFNHGGKENSADVIEVGPHTDNASSAVGQNTCQVLRQEMLNVQNNVELNVRDRPSEAMTFPLIDSQNQTSNLRPRTKSPISPSLSGVFNCSYPPSNSLQSMSPILSPLSSKLSSPQLNHRIVLLPEEDAGKDTDQDMWFHETAGSWFKAGDQPKNPMEATDKNGNQRPITRMDLNLSKQGSGNSTCINNGTNASKITEECLRQEEMWLLDGEVDGDDSISHKPLCRATRPDHLEFLRITPPDDDIIGETVCYTNSGLL